CGACGAGCATGGTGCACCCACAGTATTGGTCAACAATGCCGGCATTACGCGCGACAACCTACTCATGCGCATGAAGGACGAAGACTGGAATGATATTATCAATACGAATTTGACTTCGGTTTTTCGCATGAGCAAAGCCGTGCTGCGCGGCATGATGAAAGCAAAAACAGGGCGTATCATCAATATATCGTCCGTAGTGGGAGCTACGGGCAATGCTGGTCAGGCAAATTATGCCGCTGCAAAAGCCGGCATGATCGGTTTCGCCAAATCGATGGCTAAAGAAGTGGGTTCGCGCAACATTACTATCAACACGGTAGCGCCCGGGTTTATCGATACTGATATGACCAAGGAATTAGGGGAGGATGTTAAAAATGCCTTATTAACTTCCATTCCTCTGAGCCGACTGGGCGAAGCCAAAGAAATTGCCCATGCCGTTTCATTTTTGGCTTCAGAAGGTGCCGCTTATATCACCGGTGAAACCATTCATGTAAACGGTGGCATGTTTATGCCTTAATATTGTGAGATTTTTGCAATATAAAGTATAATCCCCCCGCCGTCTGGAATTGCCGGAGACGGGATTTCTAGTAAGTTAATAACAATACTATTGTAAGTTTCTAACCAAATACAAACAAACTTACATTGTTTGAGGATAATAATTATGAGTAACATTGAAGAACGAGTAAAAAAAATTGTAGCCGAGCAATTGGGCGTTAAAGAAGATATCGCTACTGATGCTTCATTTGTAGATGATCTTGGTGCTGATTCTCTGGATACAGTTGAACTCGTTATGGCTCTTGAGGAAGAATTCGAATGT
This is a stretch of genomic DNA from Methylobacter sp. YRD-M1. It encodes these proteins:
- the fabG gene encoding 3-oxoacyl-ACP reductase FabG, whose product is MTKQVALVTGASRGIGRAIAERLAEDGFFVVGTATSDSGADSISAYLGENGKGLKLDVADPESIDEVVKTVTDEHGAPTVLVNNAGITRDNLLMRMKDEDWNDIINTNLTSVFRMSKAVLRGMMKAKTGRIINISSVVGATGNAGQANYAAAKAGMIGFAKSMAKEVGSRNITINTVAPGFIDTDMTKELGEDVKNALLTSIPLSRLGEAKEIAHAVSFLASEGAAYITGETIHVNGGMFMP
- the acpP gene encoding acyl carrier protein; translation: MSNIEERVKKIVAEQLGVKEDIATDASFVDDLGADSLDTVELVMALEEEFECEIPDDEAEKITTVQQAIDYVEKNAAQ